In Alosa sapidissima isolate fAloSap1 chromosome 11, fAloSap1.pri, whole genome shotgun sequence, a single window of DNA contains:
- the adck2 gene encoding uncharacterized aarF domain-containing protein kinase 2, which produces MAALTARSCFQNFRCSIRQLGLFPAARLVPHGARLGESRAAHLLTRVPKTALLCWVAGRCMYTAASCQEVLLPQPKAEKKAIAKVQVHKLVFVLRLTLRAVVLLVKFGPLLLLFPLSLVSEQWASRWLDALLWVTETSGPTFIKLGQWASTRRDIFSQAFCDRFSRLHVHVCPHAWTHTKACLKRAFGEHWRQLFVFDSKEPVGSGCIAQVYQAKARVEAVEDPDFQQLVEDLERDDLLEAWEIPGLRRTLTSLQGIVTGEEEQQAHQTGQEKTSEFTREGPGKEHLIPVAIKVLHPGIRRQVEIDLLLMKAGSWLLNCLPGVKWLSLPGIVEEFGNLMTKQIDLRYEAKNIEKFRENFRDVHYVKFPIPLRPFVTRTVLVETYEESEPISRYLQGDVPMEVKQRIARMGVDTLLKMVFVDNFVHGDLHPGNILVQWNQSGSAQDKATLTDLWDTVVVSVRPAPPPLQLVLLDAGIVAHLSDGDLRNFRAVFTAVVLRQGERVAELILHHARANECQDVPRFKREMAQLVDQALSDTLSLGKVQVAELLSRVFGLLIHHKVKLESNFASIVFAIMVLEGLGRSLDPNLDILEIAKPLLLKNCASLL; this is translated from the exons ATGGCAGCTCTAACTGCAAGAAGCTGCTTTCAAAACTTTAGATGCTCCATCCGTCAGTTAGGGCTTTTCCCAGCAGCTCGCCTGGTCCCTCATGGAGCTCGGCTAGGCGAGTCCAGAGCTGCTCATCTGTTGACCAGAGTGCCTAAGACTGCATTGTTATGCTGGGTCGCAGGGCGATGTATGTACACTGCAGCAAGCTGCCAGGAGGTCTTGCTGCCACAGCCTAAAGCGGAGAAGAAGGCCATCGCTAAAGTGCAGGTTCACAAGCTGGTGTTTGTCCTGCGCCTTACTCTGCGAGCTGTGGTTCTCCTGGTCAAATTTGGCCCACTGCTTCTGCTCTTCCCACTGAGTCTGGTGTCAGAGCAATGGGCCTCCCGCTGGTTGGATGCCTTGCTCTGGGTCACCGAGACCTCCGGACCCACCTTCATCAAACTGGGCCAGTGGGCCAGCACGCGGCGGGACATCTTCTCACAGGCCTTCTGTGACCGCTTCAGCAGACTGCACGTCCACGTCTGTCCCCACGCCTGGACACACACCAAGGCCTGCCTGAAGAGGGCATTTGGCGAGCATTGGAGGCAGCTCTTTGTGTTCGATAGCAAGGAGCCAGTCGGATCTGGTTGTATTGCGCAGGTGTACCAGGCCAAGGCCAGAGTTGAAGCTGTGGAGGACCCAGACTTCCAGCAGCTGGTGGAGGATCTGGAGAGAGACGATCTGCTGGAAGCCTGGGAGATCCCTGGGCTTCGTAGGACTCTGACTTCACTGCAGGGAATAGTAACGGGTGAAGAGGAACAACAAGCTCATCAAACTGGTCAAGAAAAAACAAGTGAATTTACTAGAGAAGGTCCAGGAAAAGAACATCTGATACCTGTTGCTATAAAG GTACTTCATCCCGGGATCAGAAGACAGGTAGAGATAGACTTGCTGCTCATGAAGGCAGGGAGCTGGCTGCTTAATTGCCTACCCGGAGTCAAGTGGCTTAGCTTGCCTGGAATTGTGGAAGAGTTTGGGAATCTCATGACCAAACAG ATAGATCTACGTTATGAAGCAAAGAATATCGAGAAGTTCCGGGAGAATTTCCGCGATGTGCATTATGTCAAGTTCCCCATCCCCCTGAGACCATTCGTCACAAGGACGGTGCTGGTGGAGACCTACGAG GAGAGTGAACCAATCTCCAGGTATCTCCAGGGAGATGTCCCTATGGAGGTGAAGCAGAGAATAGCAAGGATGGGAGTGGACACGCTGCTAAAGATG GTGTTTGTGGATAACTTTGTCCACGGGGACCTGCACCCAGGGAACATCCTGGTGCAGTGGAACCAGAGCGGCTCGGCTCAGGACAAGGCCACGCTGACGGACCTGTGGGACACGGTGGTGGTGAGCGTCCGGCCCGCCCCTCCCCCACTGCAGCTGGTGCTGCTGGACGCCGGCATCGTGGCACACCTCAGCGACGGGGATCTGAGGAACTTCCGGGCTGTCTTCACCGCAGTCGTCCTCCGGCAG GGCGAGCGAGTGGCAGAGTTGATCCTGCACCATGCCAGAGCCAACGAGTGCCAGGATGTACCGCGCTTCAAACGAGAAATGGCCCAGCTGGTGGACCAAGCCCTGAGTGACACCCTCTCTCTTGGGAAG GTCCAGGTGGCGGAGTTGCTTTCCCGTGTGTTCGGGTTGCTCATCCATCACAAG GTGAAGCTGGAGAGCAACTTTGCCTCCATCGTCTTTGCCATCATGGTGCTGGAGGGGCTTGGCCGGTCGCTGGACCCCAATCTGGACATCCTGGAGATCGCCAAGCCGCTGCTGCTCAAGAACTGTGCTTCCCTCCTCTAG